GGCGGCCTTCCTTGGGAACCGCGAACACGGCCGTCTCATCGATGAAGATGGTCAGCGGCACCCCCGACCTCAAGATGGCGTCGCGACCATTGAAGGCGAGCCCCACGCCATACGGAAGGCAGCGAGCAAGCTTGTCGGCGGTGTCGAGATCTGCGTTGCCCTTCTTGCCGAGACCTGCCCGAACTTGAAGCGGCGATCCGTCGATGGCCGTGGTGGCGGTGAACGTGACCTCGAGAACGCCCGGCTTGCCGAACATCTTGGAGTGCTGAGACTTCGACACGGTACCCGTGACGATGGCGCCCTTGTCGATCAGAACCACCCCGTTCACGCGGCAGCGATGCGCCACGCGGAACTGAACAGGGGTGCCCGTGGTGTCATTCGCGCTGCTGATGTCGCGCACGGGCTCGACGATGAGCGGCATGCCGTTGTCGAGCTGCACGCGGTCGGAAGGTTCGCTCCACGCGGCCACCGAGCACATCGAGAGAACCGCGGCGATGGAGAAGACTCGCAGGAAGGTCGTGCGCATGCGTCTCACCATCTCTCCCCCTCCGAGAACAGGTAGGGAGAGTCGTTGACCTGCGGTCGTCCCGCCTGACCGAACTGCTTCTCGGTTGCGCGATCGACCATGTGGGACGTGGGCCACCAGCCGTCACGCACCACGATGCACGGACCGCTCCAGCGCTCTCGCGCCACATCTGCCGGACGATCGATGAGCAGTCGGCTGAGCCACTCGAGATAGCCGTCGCTAAGGTGCCGGGGTCCGCCGCAGCAGATACCCTCGAGACGCCAGAGCGTGTAGTAGCTCACCGAGAGATCGTTGTTGTGCTCGAAGTACTTCTGCAGCACCTTGCAGTCTGCGGGCGCGTGGATGATCTCGTCGAGCTTCGTGAGAAGCGGGCTGGGGATGCTCGGGTCCTTGATGGCCACCGCGGCGCCCACCACACGCTCCACGCGAGCCACGCTGTAGTACTTCAAGATATCGTGGGTCACGGGGATGTCGTTGGCGTCGAACACGATGCGTCGGCCTCTGCAGAGCCGATCGATCTGGAGGCGGCTCATGCGCGGGATGGTGTTGCCCATGGCGCGGTCGCCGCGCGCCAGCGCGCGCAAGCTCAGCACAAGGTCGCGACGATCCGGGTTCTTGATGCCGCCCACGGTGAGCCACGTCAGCTTCATGCCGGCGGCGCTCTTGGCGGTGAGCTCGCGATTGCGGTAGAGCAGGTCGTAGTCGAGGTCGGCGCCAGCCAGCGCCACCACCCCCGTCTGCAGCACCTGCTCAGGGGCGAAGAGGGGGGTCTCATCGGGAACGAAGCGGCTGCGCTTGATGGCGCTGATGAGATAGGGCGTGAGCATGTTGCGGGTGATGTCGCAGCCGAGGCTGTGCGCCATGACGTCGATCTGGCTGCTCGCGAACTGCGCATTCAGCGCGGAGACCAGCTGGCGCCCGCCGGTGCGACCGATGTTCTCGGCCAGGGCCACCTTGTTGAGGTAGGGATTGTCGCTGTCGAGGCCCAGGGTGGCCGTCAGCATCTTGACGATCCAGTTCTGCTCGGGAGGCTTGGAGTTCCACTGCAGGCCCACCACGGCAACGCGCTTGCCACGCTTCTTGTACTGCTCGATGGCGCGCTGCGCCATGGTGGTGAACTGGGCGGTGCTGTCGGCGCGACTCGTGTCGAAACCGTGCACGAGCAGCAGGATGTGCTGCGGATCGGCCTCCTGCTGGCGCAGGTTCGCCACGACCTTGGCGATGATGTCGTCGGTGAGCGTGGCGTTCTGGTTGAGCCACAGACTCGTGTAGGGGTGCTCAGCAGACGCGGGCACCACTTCCTGGGTCTGGGTGTCTGGCGTCGGCGTGGCCGCGGGCGCCGTGGGCGAAGGCGGCGCTGCCTGGGCCCACGCGGCAGGGGGCGCGGCGCAGACGAAGGCAAGGACCATCAACATGGGCAAGAGGGTACGACGAACGAGATTCAAGGAGAGCCTCCGGTAAGATGATGAGGCGGTGACGCGTGTGGCTCCCTGCGGCGCGCGCGGGAACGTTGACGGCAGGCCGCGCCGTGAATCCCGCTCAGCACAGACGAGCCGTGACCGCGGATCGTGAGGGGGCCGACGCGATTCGCCCTGGCAGATGGGAGGCGGGGTCTTGCAAGAAGGAGACCGGCGGAAGGCGGCGTATACCTGTCGGTTCGCGGCGACCCTCTGCCCCAGCGGCAGCCGTCGTGCCCATACCCCTCGAGCACGGCAAGCCGCATAAGCGTTTCGGAGGTTCCCACGTGGCCCAGAAAGACAAGATCAGCACTGAGATCGACGGCGACGACGAGGCCGGCGCAGGCCAGCCCGCCACCGCAGACGTGGGGCGCTACAAGGCGTCCTACATCACCCTTTTCCTCGAAGAGTTCAAGTTCCTCGACCCCGAGTGCCACGACGGTCGGGTGCGCGAAGTGAACATGCGCAGCAAGAAGTGCAATCGGTGCCTCGGCCTGGAGGAGTGCAAGCTCCACCCCCTGTTCTGGCTGGCCGGCGAGGCTGAGCGCCTTGCCCTGAACAACCGCCTCCCGGAAGACATCGAAGAGGCGCGCAAGATCGCCAAGGTGGCCGACTACCAGCGCATCGTCAAGCGCGAGCGCTACGACCTTCCCGACGAGGTCGGTTAAGACCGCTACTTGAACAGGGGCACGCGATCGAGCGGGCTCGATGGCGTGGTGAGCAGGCGCTGCTGCATATAAGGCGACACCCCG
This DNA window, taken from Pseudomonadota bacterium, encodes the following:
- a CDS encoding alpha/beta hydrolase; the protein is MNLVRRTLLPMLMVLAFVCAAPPAAWAQAAPPSPTAPAATPTPDTQTQEVVPASAEHPYTSLWLNQNATLTDDIIAKVVANLRQQEADPQHILLLVHGFDTSRADSTAQFTTMAQRAIEQYKKRGKRVAVVGLQWNSKPPEQNWIVKMLTATLGLDSDNPYLNKVALAENIGRTGGRQLVSALNAQFASSQIDVMAHSLGCDITRNMLTPYLISAIKRSRFVPDETPLFAPEQVLQTGVVALAGADLDYDLLYRNRELTAKSAAGMKLTWLTVGGIKNPDRRDLVLSLRALARGDRAMGNTIPRMSRLQIDRLCRGRRIVFDANDIPVTHDILKYYSVARVERVVGAAVAIKDPSIPSPLLTKLDEIIHAPADCKVLQKYFEHNNDLSVSYYTLWRLEGICCGGPRHLSDGYLEWLSRLLIDRPADVARERWSGPCIVVRDGWWPTSHMVDRATEKQFGQAGRPQVNDSPYLFSEGERW